Proteins encoded in a region of the Ralstonia pseudosolanacearum genome:
- a CDS encoding M48 family metallopeptidase, protein MKGRRPPASPTAATSAQLELPLLAPPADPVATPPSTDPAQPNPTASLGPDQRRLALGERTLVYHLKRSSRRTIGFVVDDRGLSITAPRWVTLAEIEHAIAEKQKWIFAKLAEWHTSAARRVLPSMRWEDGATLPFLGKPVTLKLESPIGALVFDADVRTLHLGLPPTATGQQIKDRVQGWLQTQARRLFGERLDVYAERLGVRHSAYALSSAAMRWGSCTADGKIRLNWRLVHFPLSLIDYVVAHELAHLKEMNHSPRFWDTVESIFPEFREAREQLRSHPPEYLPVF, encoded by the coding sequence ATGAAAGGGCGGCGACCCCCGGCATCGCCCACCGCTGCCACCTCCGCGCAGCTAGAGCTGCCGCTGCTGGCGCCACCGGCCGATCCGGTTGCCACCCCGCCGTCCACTGACCCCGCACAGCCCAACCCGACCGCATCGCTGGGCCCCGACCAGCGCCGCCTCGCGCTCGGCGAGCGCACGCTGGTCTACCACCTGAAGCGCTCGTCGCGGCGCACCATCGGCTTTGTCGTCGATGACCGCGGCCTGTCCATCACGGCGCCGCGCTGGGTGACGCTCGCCGAGATCGAGCACGCCATCGCCGAAAAGCAGAAGTGGATCTTCGCCAAGCTGGCCGAATGGCACACCAGCGCCGCGCGCCGCGTGCTGCCGTCCATGCGGTGGGAAGATGGCGCAACGCTGCCCTTCCTCGGCAAGCCCGTCACGCTCAAGCTGGAGTCGCCCATCGGCGCGCTGGTGTTCGACGCCGACGTGCGCACCCTGCACCTCGGCCTGCCGCCCACCGCCACCGGACAGCAGATCAAGGACCGCGTGCAGGGCTGGTTGCAAACCCAGGCGCGGCGGCTGTTCGGCGAGCGGCTGGACGTGTACGCCGAACGCCTCGGCGTGCGGCACAGCGCCTATGCCCTGTCCTCGGCCGCGATGCGCTGGGGCAGCTGCACGGCCGACGGCAAGATCCGGCTCAACTGGCGGCTGGTGCATTTCCCGCTGTCGCTGATCGACTACGTGGTGGCGCATGAGCTGGCGCATCTCAAGGAGATGAACCACAGCCCGCGGTTCTGGGACACAGTGGAATCGATCTTTCCCGAGTTCCGCGAGGCGCGGGAGCAATTGCGGTCGCATCCGCCGGAATATTTGCCGGTCTTCTGA
- the pdxA gene encoding 4-hydroxythreonine-4-phosphate dehydrogenase PdxA, which translates to MLNIAITTGEPAGIGPDITVTALLRLLRQPADRHAGVRWHVIGDAALLQARADAIGLGDAWRDAAAALTLVARPLGAPVCTGVLDAANGRYVLDLLDAAIDGCLPDAAGTARYDAMVTAPVQKSTINDAGVPFTGHTEYLAERSRTPRVVMMLAGPQPAHGNAMLRVALATTHLSLREVPDAITPAVLDETLDIVQRDLRGRFGMAAPRILVTGLNPHAGEAGHLGREEIEVIEPAIARARARGIDARGPYPADTLFQPRLLADADCVLAMYHDQGLAPLKYGTFGHGVNITLGLPFVRTSVDHGTALDLAGTGRAEAGSLLEAIDTAVEMARHAAHS; encoded by the coding sequence ATGCTGAACATTGCCATCACGACCGGCGAACCGGCCGGCATCGGTCCGGACATCACCGTGACGGCGCTGCTGCGCTTGCTGCGGCAGCCTGCCGACCGCCATGCCGGCGTGCGCTGGCACGTGATCGGCGATGCCGCGCTGCTGCAGGCGCGCGCCGATGCCATCGGCCTGGGCGATGCCTGGCGGGATGCGGCGGCGGCGCTCACCCTGGTCGCGCGTCCGCTGGGGGCGCCGGTGTGCACCGGCGTGCTCGATGCCGCCAATGGCCGCTATGTGCTCGACCTGCTCGATGCCGCCATCGACGGCTGCCTGCCCGATGCCGCGGGCACGGCACGCTACGACGCGATGGTGACGGCCCCGGTGCAGAAGAGCACCATCAACGACGCCGGCGTGCCGTTCACCGGCCATACCGAATACCTGGCCGAGCGCAGCCGCACGCCGCGCGTGGTGATGATGCTGGCAGGGCCGCAGCCCGCGCATGGCAACGCCATGCTGCGCGTGGCGCTGGCCACCACGCACCTGTCGCTGCGCGAGGTGCCGGACGCCATCACGCCCGCCGTGCTGGACGAGACGCTGGACATCGTGCAGCGGGACCTGCGCGGCCGCTTCGGCATGGCCGCGCCGCGCATCCTGGTCACCGGGCTGAATCCGCATGCCGGCGAGGCTGGCCACCTGGGCCGCGAAGAGATCGAAGTGATCGAACCCGCCATTGCCCGGGCCCGTGCGCGCGGCATCGACGCTCGCGGGCCGTATCCCGCCGACACGCTGTTCCAGCCGCGCCTGCTGGCCGATGCCGATTGCGTGCTGGCGATGTATCACGACCAGGGCCTGGCGCCGCTCAAGTACGGCACCTTCGGCCACGGCGTCAACATCACGCTGGGGCTGCCGTTCGTGCGCACCTCGGTCGATCACGGCACCGCGCTGGATCTTGCCGGCACCGGCCGCGCGGAGGCGGGCAGCCTGCTCGAGGCGATCGACACCGCCGTCGAGATGGCCCGCCACGCGGCGCATTCCTGA
- a CDS encoding peptidylprolyl isomerase, which yields MACKSTAVRSATRVAPTRRLGMVTGALVALMAGAALLPAAHAQQTQKKSAPLRGIFTTPDASPSQPLLRGTLPGPSTASSAARSQLVDEVVAVVNTDIITRRELLDRADLVERTLQSQNRQVPARPDLLGEVLEQLILERVQAQTAKESGIRVSDADVDRAVESVAQRNNLSVSQLKAKLAQSGLAYDKYREDLRQEILLARLRDREVDSKVQVFDGEIDNFLAQQGGSAASGGAQEYNVAQILVPVAEDASAEQKAAARGKAESLLKQVQGGADFAKLARDSSGAPEAAQGGELGLRPIGRLPAQFANAVVDLKPGQVVDQVIESPAGFHVLKLVDKRAPGTAVTAKVAQTQVRHILIKTGPTMSADDARRQLAGLRDRIVHGYDFGDAARRYSQDNSASAGGELGWVSPGQLVPEFEQAMGLLKPGEVSQPVQSQFGLHLIQVEGRREAEVPVDRQRDYARSVIREQKVQAAYEDWLRQLRDSAHVEYRVNRQQ from the coding sequence ATGGCTTGCAAATCGACTGCTGTCCGCTCTGCCACGCGCGTGGCGCCCACCCGCCGGCTGGGCATGGTGACCGGTGCGCTGGTTGCGCTGATGGCGGGGGCGGCGCTGCTGCCCGCCGCCCATGCGCAGCAGACGCAGAAGAAGAGCGCGCCGCTGCGCGGCATCTTCACCACGCCCGACGCATCGCCCAGCCAGCCGCTGCTGCGGGGCACGCTGCCGGGGCCGTCGACGGCCTCCAGCGCCGCGCGCAGCCAACTGGTGGACGAAGTGGTGGCGGTGGTCAATACCGACATCATCACGCGCCGCGAGCTGCTGGATCGCGCCGACTTGGTCGAACGCACCCTGCAGTCGCAGAACCGCCAGGTACCGGCGCGTCCCGACCTGCTCGGCGAAGTGCTGGAGCAGCTGATCCTGGAGCGCGTGCAGGCGCAGACGGCCAAGGAAAGCGGCATCCGGGTGTCGGATGCCGACGTGGACCGCGCGGTGGAGAGCGTGGCCCAGCGCAACAACCTGTCGGTCTCGCAGCTCAAGGCCAAGCTGGCCCAGTCCGGGCTGGCCTACGACAAGTACCGTGAAGACCTGCGGCAGGAGATCCTGCTGGCCCGCCTGCGCGATCGCGAGGTGGATTCCAAGGTGCAGGTGTTCGACGGCGAGATCGACAACTTCCTCGCCCAGCAGGGCGGCAGCGCCGCATCGGGCGGTGCGCAGGAATACAACGTCGCGCAGATCCTGGTGCCGGTGGCCGAGGATGCCTCCGCTGAGCAGAAGGCGGCCGCGCGCGGCAAGGCCGAAAGCCTGCTGAAGCAGGTCCAGGGCGGCGCGGACTTCGCCAAGCTGGCGCGCGACAGCTCCGGCGCCCCCGAGGCCGCGCAGGGCGGCGAGCTCGGCTTGCGCCCGATCGGCCGTCTGCCGGCGCAGTTCGCCAACGCCGTGGTCGACCTGAAGCCGGGCCAGGTGGTGGACCAGGTGATCGAGAGCCCCGCCGGCTTCCACGTGCTGAAGCTGGTGGACAAGCGTGCGCCGGGCACCGCCGTCACGGCCAAGGTGGCGCAGACGCAGGTGCGCCATATCCTGATCAAGACCGGCCCGACCATGTCGGCCGACGACGCGCGCCGCCAGCTGGCCGGCCTGCGTGACCGCATCGTCCACGGCTACGATTTCGGCGATGCGGCGCGCCGCTATTCGCAGGACAACTCGGCCAGCGCGGGCGGCGAGCTGGGCTGGGTGTCGCCCGGCCAGCTGGTGCCGGAGTTCGAGCAGGCGATGGGCCTGCTCAAGCCGGGCGAGGTTTCGCAGCCGGTGCAGAGCCAGTTCGGCTTGCACCTGATCCAGGTGGAAGGCCGCCGCGAAGCCGAAGTGCCGGTGGACCGCCAGCGCGACTACGCGCGCTCGGTGATCCGCGAGCAGAAGGTCCAGGCCGCGTACGAAGACTGGCTGCGCCAGCTGCGCGACAGCGCCCACGTGGAATACCGCGTGAACCGCCAGCAGTAA
- the rsmA gene encoding 16S rRNA (adenine(1518)-N(6)/adenine(1519)-N(6))-dimethyltransferase RsmA produces MARSTSGVHQGHQARKRFGQNFLVDDGVIHAIVAAIDPQPDDVLVEIGPGLGALTVPLMERVPTLQVVELDRDLVARLQRRFGDKLIVHAGDALAFDFGTLHVPGRSLRIVGNLPYNISSPLLFHLSAFADRVRDQHFMLQKEVVDRMVAAPGSKAFGRLSVMLQVRYYMELVLEVPPGSFNPPPKVDSAVVRMIPWPADKSPYAPVDMRALGTVVTLAFSQRRKVLRNTLGSLREVIDFDALGFDLGRRAEEVPVAEFVAVANALPADRIAGGAADLSED; encoded by the coding sequence ATGGCGCGATCCACTTCCGGCGTTCACCAGGGGCACCAGGCCCGCAAGCGCTTCGGCCAGAACTTCCTGGTCGATGACGGCGTGATCCACGCCATCGTGGCCGCCATCGACCCGCAGCCGGACGACGTGCTGGTCGAGATCGGCCCGGGCCTCGGCGCGCTGACCGTGCCGCTGATGGAGCGCGTGCCCACATTGCAGGTCGTCGAGCTCGATCGCGACCTGGTGGCGCGCCTGCAGCGGCGCTTCGGCGACAAGCTGATCGTCCACGCGGGCGATGCGCTGGCGTTCGACTTCGGTACGCTGCATGTCCCCGGGCGGTCGCTGCGCATCGTCGGCAATCTGCCGTACAACATCTCCAGCCCGCTGCTGTTCCACCTGAGCGCGTTTGCCGATCGCGTCCGCGACCAGCACTTCATGCTGCAGAAGGAGGTGGTCGACCGCATGGTGGCCGCGCCGGGCAGCAAGGCCTTCGGCCGCCTGTCGGTGATGCTGCAGGTGCGCTACTACATGGAGCTGGTGCTGGAGGTGCCGCCGGGCTCGTTCAATCCGCCGCCCAAGGTGGATTCAGCGGTGGTGCGGATGATTCCCTGGCCGGCCGACAAATCGCCGTATGCCCCAGTCGACATGCGGGCGCTGGGCACGGTGGTGACGCTGGCGTTCTCGCAGCGGCGCAAGGTGCTGCGCAACACGCTGGGGTCGCTGCGCGAGGTGATCGACTTCGACGCGCTCGGGTTCGACCTGGGCCGCCGCGCGGAAGAAGTCCCGGTGGCCGAATTCGTGGCGGTGGCGAATGCGCTGCCGGCCGACCGCATCGCCGGCGGCGCGGCCGACCTCAGCGAAGATTGA
- the gmhB gene encoding D-glycero-beta-D-manno-heptose 1,7-bisphosphate 7-phosphatase, with protein sequence MPHIPKLVILDRDGVINLDSDQFIKSPDEWIAIEGSLEAIAELNQAGYQVVVATNQSGIGRGLFEAAALNAMHEKMYKALASQGGRVDAVFFCPHTAAEGCDCRKPKAGMFREIARRFDVDLTGVPVVGDSLRDLQAGAEVGAVPHLVLTGKGAKTLHAGNLPPGTQVHDDLRAFARALLSPAHHHPPGMPSRAPTEPAP encoded by the coding sequence ATGCCGCACATACCGAAGCTCGTGATCCTGGACCGCGATGGCGTCATCAACCTCGACAGCGACCAGTTCATCAAGTCGCCCGACGAGTGGATCGCCATCGAGGGCAGCCTGGAGGCGATCGCCGAACTGAACCAGGCCGGCTACCAGGTGGTGGTCGCCACCAACCAGTCGGGCATCGGGCGCGGACTGTTCGAGGCCGCCGCGCTCAACGCCATGCACGAGAAGATGTACAAGGCGCTGGCGTCGCAGGGCGGCCGCGTCGATGCGGTCTTCTTCTGCCCGCACACCGCCGCCGAAGGGTGCGACTGCCGCAAGCCCAAGGCCGGCATGTTCCGCGAGATCGCCCGCCGCTTCGACGTCGACCTGACCGGCGTGCCGGTGGTCGGCGACTCGCTGCGCGACCTGCAGGCCGGCGCGGAAGTCGGCGCCGTGCCGCACCTCGTGCTGACCGGCAAGGGCGCCAAGACGCTGCATGCCGGCAACCTGCCGCCGGGCACGCAAGTCCACGACGACCTGCGCGCCTTCGCCCGCGCGCTGCTGTCGCCGGCACATCATCATCCTCCCGGCATGCCGTCGCGCGCGCCGACCGAACCCGCACCATGA
- a CDS encoding DMT family transporter, which translates to MATATDLTRRPLDGTAIGLMVVLCLCWGLQQVAIKVAVHDVGPVMQAGVRSAIASVLVLAFALWRGTRLTLRDGTLPGGLAAGTLFGIEFLCIFIGLGHTTASRMAVFLYTAPIFTALGLHAFVPGEHLRPRQWLGIGVAFAGIVLAFADGMLHPAAGPSTSLGDGLGVLAGVLWSATTLVVRASRLSEAPAAKTLLYQLAVSAVLLLAMAVGTGQAWTANLTPTALASLAYQSVLIAFASYLVWFWLLRRYLASRLSVFSFLTPMFGVAFGVLLLHDPVGLRFALAAALVLSGILLVNLR; encoded by the coding sequence ATGGCAACCGCCACTGACCTGACGCGCCGGCCGCTGGACGGCACTGCCATCGGCCTGATGGTGGTGCTGTGCCTGTGCTGGGGCCTGCAGCAGGTGGCCATCAAGGTGGCCGTGCACGATGTCGGTCCGGTCATGCAGGCCGGCGTGCGCTCGGCGATCGCGTCGGTGCTGGTGCTGGCGTTTGCGCTGTGGCGCGGCACGCGCCTGACGCTGCGCGACGGCACGCTGCCGGGCGGCCTGGCGGCAGGCACGCTGTTCGGCATCGAGTTCCTCTGCATCTTCATCGGCCTGGGCCATACCACGGCCTCGCGCATGGCGGTGTTCCTGTACACCGCGCCGATCTTCACGGCGCTCGGCCTGCATGCCTTCGTGCCGGGCGAGCATCTGCGGCCGCGGCAGTGGCTCGGCATCGGCGTGGCGTTCGCGGGCATCGTGCTGGCCTTCGCCGATGGCATGCTGCATCCGGCGGCCGGCCCGTCGACGTCGCTGGGCGATGGACTGGGCGTGCTGGCGGGCGTGCTGTGGAGCGCGACCACCCTGGTGGTGCGCGCGAGCCGGCTGTCGGAGGCGCCGGCGGCGAAGACGCTGCTGTACCAGCTGGCCGTCTCCGCCGTGCTGCTGTTGGCCATGGCGGTCGGCACCGGCCAGGCCTGGACCGCCAACCTCACGCCCACCGCGCTGGCAAGCCTCGCCTACCAATCCGTGCTGATCGCCTTCGCCAGCTACCTGGTGTGGTTCTGGCTGCTGCGCCGCTACCTGGCGTCGCGGCTGTCGGTGTTCTCGTTCCTGACGCCGATGTTCGGCGTGGCGTTCGGCGTGCTGCTACTGCACGACCCTGTCGGCCTGCGCTTCGCGCTGGCCGCGGCGCTGGTGCTGTCGGGCATCCTGCTCGTCAATCTTCGCTGA
- the glyS gene encoding glycine--tRNA ligase subunit beta, which produces MSTLLIELLTEELPPKALARLGEAFAQSLFDGLSAHGLLEEGAQVEGFATPRRLAASITGVRRTAPDRELREKVLPVNIAFDAEGKPAAPLTKKLAALAKSIGVDTIAPESLERAPDGKAESLFHRYTARGAVLADGLQAALSQTTAGLPIPKVMIYQRPNGDSVQFVRPAHRLIALLDDEVIPAGVLGLQSGNVTLGHRFLSAGEIVIPHATAYASTLKSQGKVIAGYTERKEAIRAELLKAAGADTVVMPEALLDEVNALVEWPVVYPCHFEEQFLAVPQECLILTMQTNQKYFALTDAQGHLRNRFLIVSNLATETPQAIIEGNERVVRPRLADARFFFEHDKKKPLADRVPQLARVVYHNKIGTQLERVSRLQAIAGQLAEKLGADVAHASRAALLAKADLLTDMVGEFPELQGTMGTYYARHDGEAEDVALACSEHYQPRFAGDTLPGTATGTVVALADKLETLVGIWGIGLAPTGEKDPFALRRHALGILRMLIEKPLALGIADVLEAAAASFEGIAAVKPDLAAITDFLYDRLRGYLKDKGYSTNEVEAVVSQRPQRLDDIVARLEAVRAFAALPQAEALAAANKRITNILKKTDIAIGSVQPQLLKEDAERALHQAVATSEPHVHDAFARGDFTTALKTLAGLREAVDSFFDGVMVMADDTALRDNRLALLGELHGLMNRVADISKLAA; this is translated from the coding sequence ATGTCCACCCTCCTGATCGAACTGCTGACCGAAGAACTGCCGCCGAAGGCGCTGGCCCGCCTGGGCGAGGCGTTTGCGCAGAGCCTGTTCGACGGCCTGTCGGCGCATGGCCTGCTCGAGGAAGGCGCGCAGGTGGAAGGCTTTGCCACCCCGCGCCGCCTGGCCGCGTCGATCACCGGCGTGCGCCGCACCGCGCCCGACCGCGAGCTGCGCGAGAAGGTGCTGCCCGTCAACATCGCCTTCGACGCCGAAGGCAAGCCGGCCGCGCCGCTGACCAAAAAGCTCGCGGCGCTCGCCAAGTCGATCGGCGTGGACACGATCGCGCCCGAATCGCTGGAGCGCGCGCCGGACGGCAAGGCCGAATCGCTGTTCCACCGCTACACCGCGCGCGGCGCCGTGCTGGCCGATGGCCTGCAGGCCGCGCTGTCGCAGACCACCGCAGGCCTGCCGATCCCGAAGGTGATGATCTACCAGCGCCCCAACGGCGACAGCGTGCAGTTCGTGCGCCCGGCGCACCGCCTGATCGCGCTGCTGGACGACGAGGTCATCCCCGCCGGCGTGCTGGGCCTGCAGTCGGGCAACGTCACGCTGGGCCACCGCTTCCTGTCGGCCGGCGAGATCGTCATCCCGCACGCGACCGCCTATGCGAGCACGCTGAAGTCGCAGGGCAAGGTCATCGCCGGCTATACCGAACGCAAGGAAGCCATCCGCGCCGAGCTGCTGAAGGCCGCCGGCGCCGATACGGTGGTGATGCCCGAGGCGCTGCTCGACGAGGTCAATGCGCTGGTCGAATGGCCGGTGGTCTACCCCTGCCACTTCGAGGAACAATTCCTCGCCGTGCCGCAGGAGTGCCTGATCCTGACCATGCAGACCAACCAGAAGTACTTTGCGCTGACCGACGCGCAGGGCCATCTGCGCAACCGCTTCCTGATCGTATCCAACCTGGCCACCGAGACGCCGCAGGCCATCATCGAAGGCAACGAGCGCGTGGTGCGCCCGCGCCTGGCCGATGCCCGCTTCTTCTTCGAGCACGACAAGAAGAAGCCGCTGGCCGACCGCGTGCCGCAGCTCGCGCGCGTGGTCTACCACAACAAGATCGGCACGCAGCTCGAGCGCGTCTCGCGCCTGCAGGCGATCGCCGGCCAGCTGGCCGAGAAGCTCGGCGCGGACGTCGCGCACGCCTCGCGCGCGGCGCTGCTGGCCAAGGCCGACCTGCTGACCGACATGGTCGGCGAGTTCCCCGAGCTGCAGGGCACCATGGGCACCTACTACGCCCGCCACGACGGCGAGGCCGAAGACGTGGCGCTGGCCTGCTCCGAGCACTACCAGCCGCGCTTCGCCGGCGACACACTGCCCGGCACCGCCACCGGTACCGTGGTGGCGCTGGCCGACAAGCTGGAGACGCTGGTCGGCATCTGGGGCATCGGCCTCGCACCCACCGGCGAGAAAGACCCGTTCGCCCTGCGCCGCCATGCGCTGGGCATCCTGCGCATGCTGATCGAGAAGCCGCTGGCGCTGGGCATCGCCGACGTGCTGGAGGCGGCCGCCGCCAGCTTCGAGGGCATCGCCGCCGTCAAGCCCGACCTGGCCGCCATCACCGACTTCCTGTACGACCGCCTGCGCGGCTACCTGAAGGACAAGGGCTACAGCACCAACGAGGTGGAGGCCGTGGTCAGCCAGCGCCCGCAGCGCCTGGACGACATCGTCGCGCGCCTGGAGGCCGTGCGCGCCTTCGCCGCCCTGCCGCAGGCCGAAGCGCTGGCCGCCGCCAACAAGCGCATCACCAACATCCTGAAGAAGACCGACATCGCCATCGGCTCGGTGCAGCCGCAGCTGCTCAAGGAAGACGCCGAGCGCGCGCTGCACCAGGCCGTCGCCACCTCGGAGCCGCACGTGCACGATGCCTTCGCGCGCGGCGACTTCACCACCGCGCTCAAGACGCTGGCCGGCCTGCGCGAAGCGGTCGACAGCTTCTTCGACGGCGTGATGGTGATGGCCGACGACACCGCGCTGCGCGACAACCGCCTGGCCCTGCTGGGCGAGCTGCACGGCCTGATGAACCGCGTGGCCGACATCTCCAAGCTGGCAGCGTAA
- a CDS encoding lysophospholipid acyltransferase family protein, with product MTFVRSLLYLVFLIVWTPFYAVACFIAFPFMNPHRRFWMVTGWTKSAIWMARWLVGIRWQCQGWEHIEEAVATNKQVVLLSKHQSAWETIAFVAIMPRPLCYVFKRELLYVPFFGWALGMLKMVHINRKDGTNAFASVVRQGKERMADGSWIIMFPEGTRTPAGAPNPRYKSGGARLAVDTGAWVIPIAHNSGRLWPRNAFLKYPGLITVSVGPAISSAGKSSDQLNREVQAWIEAEMRRIDAGSYRERA from the coding sequence ATGACTTTTGTCCGTTCGCTGCTGTACCTGGTTTTCCTGATCGTCTGGACGCCGTTCTATGCGGTGGCCTGCTTCATCGCCTTTCCGTTCATGAACCCGCATCGCCGTTTCTGGATGGTGACGGGTTGGACCAAGTCCGCCATCTGGATGGCGCGCTGGCTGGTTGGCATCCGCTGGCAATGCCAGGGCTGGGAGCACATCGAAGAGGCGGTCGCCACCAACAAGCAAGTGGTCCTGCTCTCCAAGCATCAGTCGGCCTGGGAGACCATTGCATTCGTCGCGATCATGCCGCGCCCGCTGTGCTACGTGTTCAAGCGCGAGCTGCTGTATGTGCCGTTCTTCGGCTGGGCGCTCGGCATGCTGAAGATGGTGCACATCAACCGCAAGGACGGCACCAACGCCTTCGCCTCGGTGGTGCGCCAAGGCAAGGAGCGGATGGCCGACGGCTCGTGGATCATCATGTTCCCCGAAGGCACGCGCACCCCGGCGGGCGCCCCCAACCCGCGCTACAAGAGCGGCGGCGCGCGGCTGGCCGTGGACACCGGCGCGTGGGTCATCCCGATCGCGCACAACTCGGGCCGGCTGTGGCCACGAAACGCGTTCCTGAAATACCCGGGGCTGATCACGGTGTCGGTCGGTCCGGCCATCTCCAGCGCCGGCAAGAGCAGCGACCAGCTCAACCGTGAAGTGCAAGCGTGGATCGAGGCGGAAATGCGCCGGATCGACGCGGGCAGCTACCGCGAGCGTGCATGA
- the gloA gene encoding lactoylglutathione lyase, with protein sequence MRMLHTMLRVGDLQRSIDFYTKVLGMHLLRTSDNPEYKYSLAFVGYGPETGNSVIELTYNYGVSAYELGTAFGHLAIEVDNAAQACEQIRVAGGKVTREAGPVKGGSTIIAFVEDPDGYKIELIQARSMPDGNRH encoded by the coding sequence ATGCGAATGCTCCACACCATGCTCCGCGTCGGCGACCTGCAACGTTCCATCGACTTCTACACCAAGGTGCTCGGCATGCACCTGCTGCGCACCAGCGACAACCCCGAATACAAGTACTCGCTGGCCTTCGTCGGCTACGGTCCGGAAACCGGCAACTCGGTGATCGAGCTGACCTACAACTACGGCGTCAGCGCCTACGAGCTGGGCACGGCATTCGGCCATCTCGCCATTGAGGTCGACAATGCGGCGCAGGCGTGCGAGCAGATCCGCGTGGCGGGCGGCAAGGTCACGCGTGAGGCCGGCCCGGTCAAGGGCGGCAGCACCATCATCGCGTTCGTGGAAGACCCGGACGGCTACAAGATCGAACTGATCCAGGCCCGCTCGATGCCCGATGGCAACCGCCACTGA